Part of the Streptomyces sp. WMMC500 genome is shown below.
AGAACGCGCTCGCGCGGCTTCGTCATCCTGGCCGCGCTGCTGGTGCTGGCCGTCACCGGGCTGTGGATGTTCCGGCAGAACCAGGCGGTCGAGGCGGTCGGCGGTCTGGACGTCAACACCGACGGCACCGGTCTGGACGTCGGGAGTGCCCTCGTCGTCTTCGGGGCGGCGTTGATGCTGATCGGTGTGGGCGTCTGGGGCAGGCAGCGCCGCCGGCCCCTCACCCGCCCCGCGGAGGACGCCCCGTCCGAGCCCAACCTCCGTACGGTCTTCGCCAATGGCGGCTCGCGGAAGGACGAGGAGGGTGCCACCCCGGATCACCCCTCCGACCGGCCCGAGGAGCCGCCCCGCGCCGCCTAGGGAGCGGGTGGTTTCGGCGCGGTGTGTACGAGAAGACCGCCGCCTCCTGGGAAGCGGCGGTCTTCCTCGTACCGTTCGGTTGGGCTCTACTCCGCCCTGCCCCCCGGCTGGAAGTGGACGCGTTCCCTCACGACCGGGTATCCGGCCTTGGCGAAGTTCGCGGCCATCGGGAAGTTGCCCCGGTCCGTCGCGCCGCTGATGAACTCCGCGCCGTGGCCGGCGAGGACGTGCGTGCATTCGGCGAGAAGGTCGTAGGCGTAGCCGTGGCCGCGGTGTTCGGGGACGACTCCGATGAAGCCGACCGTCGGGCCGGAGGGGTTGTGGGCGGGGATGTGGATGCCCGCCAGGTCGCCGTCCGGGGTGTGCGCGGTCTGCCACCACTCCCGCGGGGAGGGGCACCAGTGGAAGAAGTCGAGCTCCTCCTGCGCGGCCTGGTCGAGGCCGCCCTCCTTGATGGCCCTGAGCGCGTGGGCGTCCAGGGTGGCGGAGTGGATGCGGCGCAGGGCGTCGAAGAACACCGCGTCGTCGGGTTCGGGGGAGAACCGCAGGCGGCCGGGGCGTTCGGGGAGGCCGTCGGCCGGGGTCCAGCGGTAGATGAAGCGTTCGACGAGGAGTTCGTACCCGGCGGCGCGCGCGGCGGCGAAGCGGGTGTCGGCGGCGGCGCGCAGCGCGGGGTCGTCGCGCCAGTCGCCGGGCAGGTTGACCTCGAGTTCGACCTGCCAGGGCGCGGTGCGCAGGAGCAGGGCCCCCGCCTCCTCCTCGCCCTCGGCCACGTCGAACCAGTTGACGTTGATCGGCTCCGCGTCGTCGGGGCCGCCCCACCATGCGCCGCGGGCGACGACCTCGCCGTCGCGCAGGGCGACGCGCTTCCATTCCGTACGGAAACGGGTGTGCCGGTGGCTTTCGCGGGCGTGGAGGGGGTCGGGCAGTGCGTCGAAGAGCTGGGCGTCGCTCGCGGAGAGCGCGCGGATGACCGGATCGGTCATGGATTCCTCCGGGTTACGGCTGCTTGGCGCGCTCCCCGGTCAGAATCTACGAACCACGCCGGGGCTGCGGACGAGGAGAGCGCTCGAAAGGTGTGAACTGCACGGCACTCGCCTCCTTCCGTCCGTCTCAGGGCGTGACGTCACACGGTAAGTGATCACCCGCCGATCTGTCGACGGGTTTTCCCGGCCGTCCCGCACGTGGCCTCCCCGGCGGCTGCCGGCGGGCAGGTCACGTGCCGGACACGCAGCCCGGTCAGGCGA
Proteins encoded:
- a CDS encoding GNAT family N-acetyltransferase, yielding MTDPVIRALSASDAQLFDALPDPLHARESHRHTRFRTEWKRVALRDGEVVARGAWWGGPDDAEPINVNWFDVAEGEEEAGALLLRTAPWQVELEVNLPGDWRDDPALRAAADTRFAAARAAGYELLVERFIYRWTPADGLPERPGRLRFSPEPDDAVFFDALRRIHSATLDAHALRAIKEGGLDQAAQEELDFFHWCPSPREWWQTAHTPDGDLAGIHIPAHNPSGPTVGFIGVVPEHRGHGYAYDLLAECTHVLAGHGAEFISGATDRGNFPMAANFAKAGYPVVRERVHFQPGGRAE